A region of Rhea pennata isolate bPtePen1 unplaced genomic scaffold, bPtePen1.pri scaffold_51, whole genome shotgun sequence DNA encodes the following proteins:
- the LOC134154897 gene encoding leukotriene B4 receptor 1-like: MTLPRFSNTTVAPVPGATIGLVLLSLAFAVGLPGNAFVLWSSTVLTRRNSVPALLVTHLALADVATLLTAPVYLRFLSTGRWDLGLAACQGCHYICAVAMYASVFLIVLMSLHRCLAVSRPTLALAGHSTRVAHGTVAAVWAMAFLLAVPTITFRQVSGEAPRERCQRAHNSTGWLVFHNLLETVAGWALPMATIAAGYGILLWRLRHTRFRRKGRTQRLVVLVVVAFAASWGPYHAVNLLEVAGELRGTQGLCGAAAVARPPLTALAFFSSAVNPLLYACAGRGLLRTAGATFMARLFEGTASEIGSRRTGTGRATRRTGEPQTEAEIGKEDDTAVNAE; encoded by the coding sequence ATGACCCTCCCTCGCTTCTCTAATACAACGGTTGCCCCTGTCCCTGGTGCCACAATAGGGCTGGTGCTGCTGTCACTGGCCTTTGCTGTGGGCCTCCCAGGCAATGCCTTCGTCCTGTGGAGCTCCACAGTGCTGACACGCCGGAACAGTGTTCCAGCATTGCTGGTGACCCATCTTGCACTGGCTGACGTGGCTACCCTGCTTACTGCCCCTGTCTACCTCCGTTTCCTCAGCACTGGGCGCTGGGACTTGGGCCTCGCAGCCTGCCAGGGCTGCCACTATATCTGTGCCGTTGCCATGTATGCCAGCGTCTTCCTAATCGTCCTCATGAGCCTTCACCGCTGCCTGGCTGTCTCCCGACCCACGTTGGCCTTGGCAGGCCACTCCACTCGGGTAGCCCATGGCACTGTGGCTGCTGTGTGGGCCATGGCCTTCCTCCTCGCTGTGCCCACCATTACTTTCCGACAGGTGTCTGGTGAGGCTCCAAGGGAGCGATGTCAGCGGGCACACAATAGCACAGGCTGGCTGGTCTTCCACAACCTCCTGGAGACAGTGGCAGGGTGGGCACTGCCCATGGCCACCATCGCTGCTGGCTATGGGATCCTGCTCTGGCGACTCCGGCATACCAGATTCCGGAGGAAGGGCCGTACCCAGCGtctggtggtgctggtggtggttgcCTTTGCTGCTTCCTGGGGACCATATCATGCTGTTAACCTGCTGGAGGTGGCTGGTGAGCTCCGTGGCACACAGGGCTTgtgtggagctgctgcagttgcCCGCCCCCCTCTCACAGCCCTAGCCTTCTTCAGCAGTGCAGTCAACCCCCTACTCTATGCCTGTGCTGGCCGGGGGCTGCTTCGCACTGCTGGTGCCACCTTCATGGCCAGGCTCTTCGAGGGAACAGCTTCAGAGATTGGCAGTAGACGCACAGGCACAGGAAGGGCCACTCGACGCACAGGTGAGCCCCAAACAGAGGCAGAGATCGGCAAGGAAGATGACACAGCAGTCAATGCAGAATGA